CACGCGCGCACGATAGGCTGTAACCTTTTCAGACTCAATCGCTACCTCAATCACGTCGCTCGCTTTTTTCTCTACTTCTACAAGGGGAAATTCCTTAAACTGAACAGCCTGATCATAGATTGCTGCTACTTCATGAGCTACTCCACGCATGGACAGAGCATCTGCACGATTTGGTGTAATGGACAGTTCAATTACCTCATCGTCTAGGTCAAGGTAGGAAAAGACTTCATCACCATTGACCGCATCAGCCGGCAAAATCTGGATACCGTCCGCAAATTCTTTTGGAATAACCGAGTCAGAAATCCCCAACTCGCCTAGAGAACAAATCATGCCGAGCGATTCCAAGCCACGAATTTTCCCTTTTTTAATCTTATAATTATCGGCAATACGCGCACCAGGAAGAGCAACCATGACCTTAATTCCCGCACGGACATTCGGCGCTCCACAGACAATTTGACGAGGCGCTTCTTCACCGACATCTACTTGGCAGACATGAAGATGTGTATCTGGCACATCCTCACAAGAGAGGACTTCTCCCACCACAATTTTTGACAGACCATCTGCTGGAGAAGTCACCCCCTCTACCTCGATTCCTGTCGTTGACATCTTTTCCGCCAATTCCTTGCTCGGCACATCAATATCTACTAATTCTTTTAACCATTTATAACTTACTAACATCGTACTTCCTCATTTTTCTTCTCTGATCCGCTTTTTCAGGAGCCAGTCAATATCTACCGTATCTCCTGTCACATATTCATGCTCACTAAAGCGCTCAAATCCATACTTGAAATAAAAATTTTGTGCCTTAAAATTCTTCTCCCAAACTCCTAGCCAAGCCCAGGTAAACTGACCTGCTACTGCCTGTTCAAGAGCAAATTCGAATAAGGCCTTTCCCAAACCATAACCTTGGTGGGACTGCAAAATATACAAACGTTGAATTTCAAACGCATCTTCTAGTTCATGCTCGGTCTGGGCATCTCCCCAATTCACCTTCAAAAATCCAACTGGCTGCCCTTCATGAAGGACAAAGTAATGGGCTGATTCTGGATTTTCCCATTCTTTTTCCAAGGTTTCAAGTGCCAAATCATGGGTATAAAAATACTCCAAATCAGCTTCTTTGATAAAGGCACCAAAGGTTTCGCGAAAGGTTTGCATGGCCATTTCACGGAGCAAGGGTAGGTCTTTTTTCTCAATCGCACTAATCATCGCAACACCTTACTTGAATTGTTCAGAAAAACGGCTATCCCCTTGGTAGAAGCCACGAATATCATTGATTCCGTAACGAAGCATTGCAATCCGTTCTTGACCTAAACCAAAGGCAAAACCAGAATATTCTGTTGGATCAATGCCACTCATTTCTAACACGTGTGGGTGAACCATTCCTGCCCCTAAAATCTCAATCCAACCAGTCTTCTTGCAGACATTACAGCCATCTCCGCCACACTTAAAGCAGGATACATCCACTTCAACGGACGGTTCTGTAAATGGGAAATACGAAGGACGTAAGCGAATCTGACGATCCTCACCAAACATTTTTTTGATAATCATCTCAAGTGTACCTTTTAAGTCACCCATTGAGACATTTTTTCCGACAACCAAGCCCTCAATTTGGTGGAATTGATGACTATGCGTTGCATCATCTGTATCGCGACGGAAAACACGTCCTGGAGAAATCATTTTGAGAGCACCCTTTGAAAAATCATGCTGATCCATGGTCCGTGCTTGTACAGGACTGGTATGAGTCCGCATGAGGATTTCGTCAGTGATATAGAAGGTATCTTGCATATCACGAGCTGGGTGATCTTTTGGCAAGTTCATCCGCTCAAAGTTGTAATAGTCCTTTTCTACTTCAAAACCATCGACAATCTGGAAGCCCATTCCTAA
Above is a window of Streptococcus sp. zg-86 DNA encoding:
- a CDS encoding GNAT family N-acetyltransferase; this translates as MISAIEKKDLPLLREMAMQTFRETFGAFIKEADLEYFYTHDLALETLEKEWENPESAHYFVLHEGQPVGFLKVNWGDAQTEHELEDAFEIQRLYILQSHQGYGLGKALFEFALEQAVAGQFTWAWLGVWEKNFKAQNFYFKYGFERFSEHEYVTGDTVDIDWLLKKRIREEK
- the pheS gene encoding phenylalanine--tRNA ligase subunit alpha is translated as MSTIEQQLAELRQSTLDELKKIRYENAKELQDLRVAVLGKKGSLTDLLKGLKDLSNDMKPIIGKQVNEVRDVLTKAFEETAVLVEAEKIKAQLAQESIDVTLPGRSVKQGYRHVLTQTSEEIEDIFLGMGFQIVDGFEVEKDYYNFERMNLPKDHPARDMQDTFYITDEILMRTHTSPVQARTMDQHDFSKGALKMISPGRVFRRDTDDATHSHQFHQIEGLVVGKNVSMGDLKGTLEMIIKKMFGEDRQIRLRPSYFPFTEPSVEVDVSCFKCGGDGCNVCKKTGWIEILGAGMVHPHVLEMSGIDPTEYSGFAFGLGQERIAMLRYGINDIRGFYQGDSRFSEQFK